Genomic segment of Variovorax sp. OAS795:
CAAGATCGTCATCGAGATGGGCACTTACACGCGGGAGTGCAAGGTGCAGCAGGCACTGCGCGTCGAGCGCGCCGGCGCCCGCATGCTTGAAGCCGAGGTGAGCGGATCGCCTCCCATGGTGGCCGAGCGCCGCGCGGCCCTGTATGTGGGTGGCGACGAGGCGTTGTTCCAGGCCTGCAAGCCCGTGCTGGATGCCATCACCGAACACCATTTCCACCTGGGCGAACTCGGCTCGGCGGTGGCGATGAAGCTGATCGCCAATACGCTCGTCGCCATCCACACACTCGCGGCGGCCGAAGCCATGAACATGGGCGTTCGCGCGGGCTTCGCACCCGAGCGCGTCGCGCAAGTGATCCGACAGGGTGCGGGCAACTCCGCCATGTTCACGATCCGCGCGCCGATGATGGCGGCGCGGGCCTTCACGCCGGCACCCGGCTCGTTCAACACCTTGCACAAGTACCTGCGGCTCGGGGCCGGGATGGCCCGCGAGCTGGGTTGCGCCACACCCCTCTTTACTGCCGCCGCGCCGTACTTCCTCCGGGCACTGGAAGGCGGCATGGGCGAAGAGGACATCTCCGCCGTGATCAAGCTGCTGGAAGCCGAGTCGTTTTCACCCAGGCAAG
This window contains:
- a CDS encoding NAD(P)-dependent oxidoreductase, translated to MERTRQVIGMVGIGQLGLPIAVNLMQAGFRVVGFRRTDREAFLRAGGEAVQSPAEVARAADVLLLCLPGEEAQAAVLDGPDGVIGALAPGKIVIEMGTYTRECKVQQALRVERAGARMLEAEVSGSPPMVAERRAALYVGGDEALFQACKPVLDAITEHHFHLGELGSAVAMKLIANTLVAIHTLAAAEAMNMGVRAGFAPERVAQVIRQGAGNSAMFTIRAPMMAARAFTPAPGSFNTLHKYLRLGAGMARELGCATPLFTAAAPYFLRALEGGMGEEDISAVIKLLEAESFSPRQDGNFPLE